The sequence tcttttgtaatttttcaattgtttggttttcttttttgtttttctctgttttccttttcttgtattttctagGTTTGCTCTatgttcttcatgcatagagtagcctttcatatatatatcattcttacttatcaaatatatatatatatatatatttctaactTATTTAGAACTATTTTAAGTCCTTAAAATTACTTCCAACTCATTCTATTAAAGTCTTATTTGAAACCACTTATGATCCACTTAAAAATAATCcattttttcttacaaaaacttattattagttcaaatataaacttcaatgcAAAAGTTTACAATGTTCTAAATATTTAGTTGTTCATATCCTATTTGAAATATGTaaacatgaaataaatttattggaccctaataacaaaaattaacttAAGAAGTGACCAaatattctatatttttcagaaataAAACGATCAATGATGAACAATCAACATACTCTACCAAATAAAATCCTAGCAAGACCTTTATAAAgagttgacaaaaaaataaaaatgacccCAATAGCATTCAAAGTTAGGCAGGAATTTTAACatgcatatatttatgattattatttttaaatgtatcaaTACCGTGCGTATGCATAGGATTATTGATTACATGTTAGCGCTCTTAATGGTCACATTTAAAAGTTGAATAaatactagagatacaaactttaaaaaaaaaaattacaaactattaaTGAGATGAGTAATTATtgttaaatgaaaaagtaatgttaatggtgagtttaaataaaaaccaataaaaagttgGTCACATCAAccgtttgtaaaaatattgtaaaatagtttaagCTAAAAAGTAAActtcattttaatatttcaccaaataaaaaaataaaaaaaaaacttcattttaataTGGGTCTAAAATCTAAATCATCACATTTAAAAGCTTAAGCTAACAAGTATACTTCATTTTCATACGAGTCTAAGGGGTGGTTTGGTAGAGTAATTTGAGAAAGGTTATTTGTAgctttttgaaatacgtgtgaatgaaaaagtgtgtgaaaatatgtgtaagtgtatttaaaatgtaaaaatgtgagtttgagATGGGGTAATAAACAAGCCCTAAATTATACAATGAAAATTGGCAACAACTTGGGAAGTTGGGGTCCAATGGAATGTAAAAGACAATTAACTctttatgaaattttgtaagGTCGTCCACATCACAAGGCAAGAGGCTGACTTGCCCACGCCAAGGTACTGATACCACAGGAATAGGACGTCCTTAATTAATAAAAGGGTCCAGTTAATGTGTCagtaggggtgtgcaaaaaaccgAGGAACCAAACAAACTGGCTGAAACCGACCGAACCATGTCCAAAATTTCGGTTTGGTTTCAGTGCGATTCGGTTTCGATTTGCAGAAATGAAAACTGAAATTTTCGGTTTCGATTTCGGTTCAGAAAATAAAAGTCCCAACTGAACCGAAACCGACCGATATGTATTAAATATAACTATGTGCAAAATATTTCAGGATGTGTACTGCTAGCCTAGTGGTAAGACACACGTGTTACTATACTTGGCCTAGGTTCGAACCTcgctaaaaacattttaattttttcttccttataACACCAAACTACGTCGTTTTATACcaacttaaaacataaaaaataaaaccctactATCTCCATTTCACTTCAACCGCCTCAGCCCTCAGTGCCTCacaccctcaccctcaccctcattcttttcttttcttctctctgaTTTCCATCTTCCATGCCTCTCTTTGCGccaacactctctctctctctctctctctctctctctctctggctcTGTAATGTGCAAAGTTAAAGTAGAAAAAGCATGGTGAACCCACAGATAGATAGAGCTTCTCAAATGTGTTGGCCCGGTGGGGAGTCCAGTCTTTGATGATGTTGCCGGCGACATCCACGAGCCACGatgaccctctctctctctctttaatttctccataatttcctctctctcttttatattcTGGGTCTGTTTAATATTGAATCAatgctattttttcaatttttatgtgcAAATAAAGTTAGGGTTTTTAAAAAACCCATGTGCTTGGTTGTTTATATTTtgagtttgtttattttttcaatttcctctcttttttatattgtttatatttttttctttgtttgctttcttagaaaataaatgataagagcattagcattggagaatgctaatGCTATATCTAAGGGAAATTTGACATTTGCAGCCTTAAAATCATCTACATCAGAGAATTGTAAAGGcaagtattgcaaatttttttgcaatactactacagtgcaattctaaagatagaattacactgtagcagtattgtaaaaaaatatatatattttatctctgactctctcttctctgtctctcatctctctcattttttttgttctcttctctctcttccttctttgtttCTCCATCTGCTCTCTCGTCTCTGAAGCTTCATCGCCATCCCCTaggttttggattttggaggttGGATCAGCGTGGATCGCGAGCTGGATTTGGATCAGTGGGCTGGGATCGGTTAATGGTGGGTTTGAAACGGTGGATTTGTTGATCGGTGGGTGGATCGGTTGGGTTGATCATCGGTAGCTCCGATGGTGGCttcggtgatgattttttttgaatgggtttgctccggttgcttcgatgatgatgttttttgaatgggtttgcttcgatgatattttttttgaatgggtttgctccggtggctctggtgatgatttttttttaatgggtttgctttggtgatgattttttttgaatgggtttgaatgGGCTTGTttcggtgatgatttttttgattGGTGGCCTGAGTTTCAAATCGGCGGTGTGGGTTTCAgatcggtggcttgggtttgctgatcggtggcttgggtgatgggtgtggtggccgttgttggctccaactggtttgatggtttgtgtgtgtggctctgttgatggtttgtgtttgtgtgtgtgggtgtggtgatgggtttggatagGTTGATCGGTGTGtcatgggtgtgtgtgtgttgtgtgttgaaccggtgctagaggttgagagagagagagagagagaggaataaaaaTGGTTGTTGGAAAGAGGAAAATAAGACTGAAAAACGgttggaaataaataataaagaaatgttaaaaaatttttttaataaaaataaagtttttatgtaaaatggtaaaatggtataatgataaagtggtGTTTTAGAATAGTAAAATAGAGTAGCATTGGAATTTTCCAATACTTAGGCTCTAAGGAAACCgaaaaaacccaccaaaatcGAAATCCAACCAAAATCGATTTGATTCCAATTATTTCGGTCAGTTTCGGTTGAGAATTTTACAAATcgaaaatttcagtttcagttgGTCAACACTTAGAAAACTGACCGAAACTGAATCAACACACCCTTAAATGTGTGCCTTTAGACACACATTAAATCATccatttttagaaacattttttcaaaatttaaaaaaattgtcaatactttttcaatttttaaaaaaattaacaaaatccttaaaaaaataataataataaacgtAGAGAAAGTCGGTCaatgcagagaaaaaaaaaaacgacttGATTGCTTTTCGTCAAGTTCCCCTTCCATCATGATCAGGTTACGTAATTGTGTATGCTTTGTCACATCATTCAGGCTTTAAGTTGTACAGTCGGCACCGAAAAATTGTCAAATACTGTTAAATTCGTAATAGCCAAATAGTACCATTTTTCATTAACGTTATTTTGGTCGgggtaaaaatgaaaatatattatcaacAGTAGCAGATTTTGGAGATAGTGACCAAAGAAATGGCAAAGACGGTGAGTGCTGCCAAACTTTCCCTCTTCTACTTTATCTTCTGCAACAGGCGACATTAATTTAAAACTGTGGAGTGTGGACTTTGAAGAAGTGTGGGTCTCATATTGTTATTGAGGAATTCTGATTGTAATGCTTTTTGCTCTCTCTGTTGTCTTTCAATTTCAGTGGAATGAAATTCAATtgtttcctatcaaaaaaaaaagaagtgggtctctattttttttttttgacaaaaggtGTGGGTCTCTATAGAGTAATGTAATGTGTCGTAAATAATgtctataaatataaaaattggtcACCCCTCACTCTCACCCACCATTTAAACTTACTAAAACAAGTTAAACAACATGTGTACCTGATCGACCGTGACAGTGCTAGCACATTTTTTCAGTggctaaaattattttccatcatcaattttgcaataaatttaacgaaatgaaaatttattacttagGTCTAGTATACACTATATACACGgcttaaaatgatttttttttttttttgagaaagcttaaaatgaagttttttttttttttttttgagaatcagctTAAAATGAagttatgaataaaaaaaaccaatcagtGTATTATATGTTTAACGTTTGGAACAACTGATGTTTGCGCAATTAATCTTCTTCGTAacatttaatttcaaaattcctCAAATAGTACCAGACTTGGTACATTTTAAAATGTcctcaaaaataaattgatgaaaaataattGGATTTACCATATGAAATTCCTAAACTTCTAAAATTAGCCAAATAGTACCGACAAAGgtatggattttttattttattttttaaatgataggATCACTTGCAATATCTTCATAACagtaaaatttgatttctctaGTTtccattacattttttttttttttcgatctCACAGATATCTTTACAATATATAACCAAAATAAATTAGCCATGAGAACATTGCAAAAACTTTGGTTGTGGTAGTGATTAAATAACGTCGTTTACGGTCTCAAAAGAAGTCTacatgaaaagaaagaatggaactctctctctctctctctctctctctctctctctccatgttGGCTTCCATGAAGGCCATAGCTCTGGTCCTGCGTCACCAAACCACGATGAGGGATTGTGGAACCCGAATGCTTCATTTAGAGATAAGTTGGTGGGAGAAATTCCAAGGGTGTTCTCACAAGCCTATTGCTTTGAGGATGGTATAGATGATGATGCTAAGTCAAATGGGGAGGTGGAAACGCTTCGACAAGGGCTATTATCGGTAAAACTCTCTAGGGAGTTTAAACGAAAAATCCGTAAGTGTGAtgtcccaatttgattgattgtgtgatgtgtgtgggtgtgtgataagtcccacatcgggtatttactaggttgaactgggctttattaacaactataaggagcctcaattgtgactagtccttttgaggtatagcgcagatgtggttagcgcttttccttgggttgttacatatggtatcagagccggcccggtaatcccgtgtgggctcagagacactaccccacaaagtgagCCCTAATGAgaacgttagggatttaagtgggggagattatGATGCCTCAATTTGATTAATTGTGTgctgtgtgtgggtgtgtgatgagtcccacatcgggtatttactgggaagatctaggctttattaacaactacaagaagtctcaattgtgactaatccttttgaggtatagtgcaaatgtggctagcgcttttcttTGGGTCGTTATAGTAAGCCATGGGCAAGAGCTTTTATCGTGAAAGTTTATGGACGGAATGTGGGGCTTAACTTCATTCAAGCAAAACTCCTTGCTTTATGGACCTGCAGGTAGATTAGACTGTGTGGATTTGGGTCATGGACTCTTCCTCACAAGGCTTTCTTTAGGAGAAGACTATGAGAATGTTTTAAGAAAAGGCCTGTGGTTCATCAGAGACCATTTTCTTTCTATTAGACCATGGGAACCAGATTTTAAGCCTGCTCTAGCAAGTGTATCATCCATTGTGGTATGGGTTAGACTAAACAAGCTCCCCATTGAGTACTACAATGCAGAGGCGCTGCAACTTATTGGAAAAGCTATCGGTAATGTTCTTAGAGTCGACACTTTCACGGCGTTTGAAACTAAAGGGAGGTTTACAAGGGTTTGTATGCAAGTGGATGTGGAGAAGCCTTTGACTACTACGATTATGGTAGGGAGACTTGAACAGCAGATATGTTACGAGGGAATTCATAAAATGTGTTTTGGGTATGGACAAATAGGGCATAGGAAGGAGCAGTGCCCACACATTATCTGGCAAGAACCGACGGCTTCAAAGATTAGGGGGAAGGAAGGTGGTGAGACGATATCAAGCTCACATGTTCCTTGTGCTATTGACATACCAAGGAGCAGGGAGGGGACCAGTGATGTAGTGGCTAGTTCAGAGCAGTACTTAGAACAAGTCGACGTGCATGATGGTGCGTACGGGCCATGGATCGTGGTGGCTCGTAGAAAGGATGGGACAAAACCTTTGAAGAGTGGTGGGACCTCACTTAGACAGAGAAGCGGGTTTAGCTTCAAGGATTATGGTAATATGGAGAAGGAGAGCTTGGAACGGGCTGTTATGTGTCATGGGCCTTCAAGGGAAGTGAAGAGGAAGCTGTCTCCTCTGAAATTATTAAATAAGGCCCAAATAGTTTTGGTGGTTTAAAGCATAAGAAGTGAAGGATCGAAGCAGACCCAATCTAGCCTAAACTTGATGTTAAAAAGTGGTGATGCATTTAACACCTCAACTCGGCCTAAGTCTGTTCACAAATCATGGAGACTTTCGTCgatgaagggtaagaaagaggCAAAATGCAATGGGTTTTCCTATGGAAAGCATATCAATGTTGGGTTCAAGACTTAACTTGCGCAATGTTCATTTAGCCTAAGGTGATTGATGAGCCGGTGGGGAGTGACGGATAGTGTAGCAAAACGGAGGCAAGTTTGAGAGATGCTGATGGCTTTCAATTCACAGCCTCTACGGGTTCAACAGTGGGCAATCAAGGTCGATTTTTAGGCAAGTCCGATCTGATCCATGAGGTGGTTCAAGTGGGCAATCAAGACCAAGATTCAAGTAAGTCTGATCCGAACTTTGAGGTGGGTCAGCTCCAAATGCAAGAAAGCACCAAGAGGTATACTGCCATGAACAGAGATAAGGGTGAAGAAAGAGAGGCTGCCATTCTCGGATCCGGCTTAGGAAGCCCCTGTACTATGCAATGTGAAGCTATCGAAGGAGATGGAGATGGGGGTTTTGTAGCATATGGGTACTCTATTTCTAGGGGAAGACCAGATAAGGGAGGTGTTGAGGTGGATAGGATGGAGCTTGAAGGAGGAGGCAGAATTAAGGAGCCTCAGTGCTGATTGTCCCATCCCTTCACACAAGTTTCATGACGAATATTATTATATGGAATTGCAGAGGTGCTTTGAAGCCCTCCTTTAAGAAGCGTATCAGTGAATTGGTGCAAAATCACAATCCAGCTATTTTGGTGGTTATGGAAACTCGTGCTAGGGGAGATAGAGCTAGAGAGATCACAAACTTGTTGCAGTTTGATGGAGCAATCCATACCGACACCATTGTTTGTGTAGGAGGTCTTTGGGTCTTATGGAATGCTGACATGGTTGATATAACCTTGCTCTCAAGTACTGAGCAGGAAATTCATGCGGAGGTGAAGATACGTTTCACAAACATTAACTGGTTACTTTCTACTGTGTATGCTAATCCTAGGAATGCCAAAAGGCAAGCTTTGTGGAGAAATTTGATGAGTGTTGCTAAATTACACAATATGCCCTGGGTTATAGCTGGTGACTTTAATGAACCCCTCCTTAGCGAGGATAAATTTAGGGGTAGGTTGGTGAGTGTTAATAGGTCTTTATTGTTCAAGGAGTGTTTGGATAAATGTAATATGTTGGATATTGGGTTCACGAGACCACGTTTCACTTGGACTAACAGAAGGGAGGTTCAAGCCTTGATCCAGGAGAGAATTGATAGATATTTTGTGAACCTGAGTTGGTGTGTGATGTACCCTGATGCTAAAATAACACATTTGACTTGATGCCACTCGGACCACTGTCCAATGCTACTGGAGGTGCAGCTGAAAACCTAAAATGGGAGGAGTAGGCCTTTTCATTTTCAAACGGGATGATTGTTGgatccttccttttttttatagtgcATCAGGCATGGGAAAGTAATAATAGGCTAGTTGATGCTATTAATTGGTTTACGCAGAAAGCTAAGAAGTGGAATAAAAACCAATTTGGGAATATTCTCACTAGAAAGAAGAATTTGATGTCGAGATTGAATGGTATTCAAAGAGCTCTAGCTTTAAGACCTTCAGAATTTCTTGTGAAATTGGAAGATGAGTTACTTAGGGAGCTGGACCTTGTGCTTAGACGGGAGGAGGAGTTGTGGGCTTTGAAATCAAGGGTGAATTGGATGATATAGGGTGACTGTAATACAACTTTTTATCATGTTTCAACCTTGGTTAGACAGAAGAGGAATCAAATCATGGCTATCAAAAATGCAGTGGGGGATTGGATTCATGAGGAGGGGGAGATAAAAGAGTTCATTAGGTGTGGCTTTGACCTTCTTGTCGTCTCTCTCTTGTGTGCCTAGGATGGACCCCGCTGTTTCTCAATGGCAGCCTAGGCTCTTGGATTTGGAGAAGGAGAGTATTAGTGGGGGCGCTTTGGAAGAAGAGATAAAGGCAGTCCTTTGGTCTTTGAAACCTTTCAAAGCCCCAGGACCGGATGGGCTTCATGTAGGGTTCTTCCAAAGTTTTTGGTTTACTGTGGGAAATTCCATGATTGAAGAGGTTCAAAGGATTTTTGTAGATGGAAGAGTGCCAAAGGCTTTGAATAGTACCCACATTGCTTTGATTCCAAAAATTCAAGGTCTAGAAACTTTAGGTAACTATAGACCAATTAGTTTGTGTAATACGATGTATAAGGTGGTTACTAAGATTATTGTCGGAAGGTTGCGGCCTTACTTGGACAAACTCATCTCTCCTATGCAAATGGCTTTTGTGCCGGGTCATAAAGGGATTGATAATGTTATTATTGCTCAGGAGATCATTCATTCCCTTGGGAAGAAGAAGGGAAGGACTGGATATATGGCACTTAAGATAGATTTGGAAAAAGCTTATGATAAGCTAGAATGGAATTTCATCAGAGATATGCTTATTCGAGTAAATCTCCCAATGGATACTATAGATGTCATAATTAGTTGTGTCTACAGTCACCACATCTATTTTATTCAATGGAGAAGCCCTTGACCCGATCTATCCCTCTAGAGGTATAAGGTAGGGAGATTTGATATCTCCATATTTGTTCATCCTATGTATGGACTATCTTGGGCAGCTCATTGAAGAGAAGTGTAGTGGGAAGGTGTGGCAGCTAGTGAAGGCATCTCAAAGTGGTCCAGCTTTTTCCCATCTATTCTTTGAGATGATTTGATTCTCTTTGCCAAAGCTAATAGGGTAAATTGTGCAACCATTAGAGATGCTTTGGATACATTTTGTAGCATTTCTGGCCAAACGGTGAGTGAAGCTAAGTCAAGGGTGTACTTTTCTCCAAATGTGGATAGCAATACTAAGGAGTCCCTTTATGACATTTTGGGGTTTGCGTCAACGCCGTATCTTGGTAAGTACCTTGGATTTCCGCTAAAACGTTTGGGTTCTTCTTCTCGtgattataactttattttggATAGAGTGAAGCAAAAACTTTCCGGGTGGAAGGCAAACCTTTTATCGTTGGTTGGTCGTAGAGTGCTCATTTAGTCATCTTTGGCTGCCATCCCCTCGTACATTATGCAGTGTTCTTACCTTCCAGGAAGAGTATTGGATGGGCTAGATAGAGTGAATAGGAACTTCCTTTGGGGGTCTACAGAATCAGCTAAGAAGATTCATTGGGTTGGTTGGGAGAAGGTGACAAAATCCAAGGAGGAAGGGGGTTTGGGGCTACAAATAGCCAAGGGAAGGAATGTGGCGCTCTTATCCAAACTTAATTAGGGATTCCATACAAAGGGAGAGGCACCGTGGGTTAATGTGTTGAAGATGAAATATTGCAACCATCGAAGGAGAGTAGCTGctaatgcaaataatctccctTACTTCTCAATATGGGTAGCTATGAAGAAAGGAATGGGCACTTTTAACAAGGGCTGTAGATAGTTGGAGACAAAAAATAGCACTTTGAATATTTGGCACAACAATTGGATGAATGGAGGACCCCTTAGAAAGTTGATTCAAGGGCCTATTTCTCAAGAAGCCAATCTTTTGGAAATTAAAGAAACTATGCTTGATGTGGGCTGGGATTTGGAGAAAATAACCTTTGAACTTCCTGATGAAGTCATGGGATTGATTTGTGCAATTCCCATGTCGACCTTAGGAGGTGGCTTGGGCTAGATCATCCAATGGGTCCTTTGATGTCAAAAGTGCATATGGGATTGCTATGGAGTCTTCAAATGCTATTGCTTTTTCGGCTAGCTGGATTTGGAAGGTAGATTTGATTCCAAAGGTTAAAATGTTTCTTTGGTTGTGTGCTCACAATAGTATCGATGTTAAGGTTTGTTTAGGAAAAAGAGGAGTGGTTCAAGAAGAAGTGTGCCCTGTTTGTTGCAATGGTGCTGAAACTATCTTGCATGCCTTGAGAGATTGCTCCCACTCGAAACATGTATGGAGTTAGCTAGGAGTCACAGCTtctaattatgatttttggcaTGTTAACTTGTTGGATTGGTTGTCACTAAATGTTAGAACAAATGATAAGCTACATGTACAGGTACCCCTTGGAAAATTGTGTTTCCTTTTGCTCTTTGGAGCATGTGGAAGAGTAGAAATGACATCGTATTCAATAGGAATGGTCGGAGTCCAAAATTGGCTATGGATATTGTGTATCAAGCGATGAAGTATCTTCATTGTGTGGTTGCTCCAAGGTTGTAAGACCATAGATTCTTAAGGAGTTTTCGGTGGGAGCGACCTGAGCAAGAGTGGAAGAAATTAAACATGGATGGGTCATGCAGTGAGCTTCACAGCCTGGCTGGTTGTGGGTGAGTGGTGAGGAATGATGATGGGCAGTGGGTAGTTGGTTTCAGCAAGCAGATTGGGGTCACTAGCAGCTTTGCAGCTGAACTGTGGGGGCTGCATGAGGGCCTTAAGCTGTGCTacaatttaaatattcattGTCTTGAAATTGAGATGGATGCCAAGTCCATTGTTGATGTGTTATGGAATGCAGATTATGTTAATAACATCATATCCCTTATTTTGGATGATTGGAGGCAGCTGCTTACCTGCTTCCATCAACTCCATATTAAGCATTGCTTCTGGCAAGCCAATCAATGTGCTGATGGTTTAGCTAGAATGAGTTATAGGATGACTGatgatttttgtatttttgatagtccgcctgtggacattttagatgtttttaaGGGAGACCTCAATGGGATGTATTTTAATAGGATATGTCCTGAACCTTGTTTTGGTGCTTAGTTTTAAATGTTATCGtctttacatataaaaaaaaaaaaaaaaaaaaaaaaagaaaggtagtGATTAAATAAGGCATAACTTCAAATGCTTTTTCTGATTTTCTTAGTTTATTTTGTTCTCCACATGTCTGATTGTCTAAATATTTCAAGATCTGGGGCAGCCACTCCCGGAGCATCCCCTATCACTGTGTCCCCACCTACAGAAATTGGAAAacttgcagccttttgcttCGACTGAAGATCAGCAATTTGAATAGATCTCACAATTCTCTCAGGAATAGCAGGCTTAGAATATCTAAGGCCTGTATCAACATTcgcaaaagaaaagagaaaggaagaacagatttagtctaaaaaaaaaaaaaaaagaaagagaagaaaagaaaagaagagcaaaCCCATACCAGCTTCTTGAGGCAGAGTCTCTTCCTCCTGCTCCTCTGATTTCCTCGAAGACTCTGGGAAAGGGCATAAagcaagttgaagaaagggtgAAGAACCTGTGGTGAAATGACTAAAGGAAAGAagagatgcagggggcttcgccatggaagaagaaaaagaaaagaggatagggaaagaaagaaataaaaaggaaacaCAGTGGAAACAATTCACACTCACCTTCTAAGTTTTCTGATTCCAAGGAGGAGGCAACACTAGGAGCAGACCTCACACTGACTTGACctaaaagaagaaaggaaagaagaaactcaaaaaaaaaaggggaacaaagagaaatagagatGAAAACACT is a genomic window of Quercus lobata isolate SW786 chromosome 2, ValleyOak3.0 Primary Assembly, whole genome shotgun sequence containing:
- the LOC115966624 gene encoding uncharacterized protein LOC115966624, which translates into the protein MWGLTSFKQNSLLYGPAGRLDCVDLGHGLFLTRLSLGEDYENVLRKGLWFIRDHFLSIRPWEPDFKPALASVSSIVVWVRLNKLPIEYYNAEALQLIGKAIGNVLRVDTFTAFETKGRFTRVCMQVDVEKPLTTTIMVGRLEQQICYEGIHKMCFGYGQIGHRKEQCPHIIWQEPTASKIRGKEGGETISSSHVPCAIDIPRSREGTSDVVASSEQYLEQVDVHDGAYGPWIVVARRKDGTKPLKSGGTSLRQRSGFSFKDYASTGSTVGNQGRFLGKSDLIHEVVQVGNQDQDSSKSDPNFEVGQLQMQESTKRYTAMNRDKGEEREAAILGSGLGSPCTMQCEAIEGDGDGGFVAYGYSISRGRPDKGGVEVDRMELEGGGRIKEPQGALKPSFKKRISELVQNHNPAILVVMETRARGDRAREITNLLQFDGAIHTDTIVCVGGLWVLWNADMVDITLLSSTEQEIHAEVKIRFTNINWLLSTVYANPRNAKRQALWRNLMSVAKLHNMPWVIAGDFNEPLLSEDKFRGRLKAKKWNKNQFGNILTRKKNLMSRLNGIQRALALRPSEFLVKLEDELLRELDLVLRREEELWALKSRVNWMI